In a single window of the Gossypium hirsutum isolate 1008001.06 chromosome D02, Gossypium_hirsutum_v2.1, whole genome shotgun sequence genome:
- the LOC107938706 gene encoding importin beta-like SAD2 — MVELIMGRIRVREQDKKACCLGLTSLLALPSDQIGGEAPGRVFRAALDLLVAYKDQVAEAAKEEEAEDDDDMDGFQTNDDEDDGSDKEMGVDAEDEDEADSMRLQKLAAQVCIVLAFEVYLILGLS; from the exons ATGGTAGAGTTGATCATGGGTCGGATTCGAGTCAG GGAACAAGATAAGAAAGCGTGCTGTTTGGGCCTTACATCGCTTCTTGCACTTCCCAGTGACCAGATTGGCGGGGAGGCTCCTGGGCGTGTATTCAGGGCTGCCCTTGATCTCCTAGTTGCTTACAAGGATCAAGTTGcag AAGCTGCAAAGGAGGAAGAGGCTGAAGATGATGACGATATGGATGGTTTCCAGACTAATGATGACGAGGATGATGGTTCTGACAAGGAAATGGGAGTCGATGCGGAGGACGAAGATGAAGCTGATAGCATGAGGCTTCAAAAATTAGCTGCCCAGGTATGCATTGTTTTGGCCTTTGAAGTTTATTTGATACTTGGCTTGTCATAA